In the genome of Polaromonas vacuolata, the window CTCCTGTTGCGGCAGGGCAGCAGGAGTTCACAACCCCCGGAACTTTTACATGGGTGGTTCCTACTGGAGTGACCTCTGTATCCGTTGTGACTGTTGGGGCGGGAAATAATTTTGTCTCTCACAGCACAACCATAACAGGAGGCGGAGGTGCGCTTGGGTACAAAAACTCAGTTTCGGTCACGCCCGGCGCGAGTATTGAAATAGTTGTTGGGTCTCCCTCTAACCCCGGCGGTACGTCTCGTTTTGGAACTGAGGTCGGCGCGGAAGGTGGTAAAGGCGGCAACGCCACCCAAGATGCCTCTGGATTTGCGTACTCAAATCCGCTGTACGGCAGCTCTGGCGGAAGAGGTGTGTCAAAGGCTCTTTCGTGGTTTGGCGGCGGCGGCGGCGCTGGTGGGTATAGTGGCGACGGAGGGTATCGCACCGCCACAGCCTCTACTGCTGACGGTGCCGGAGGTGGTGGTGGCGCTGGCGGGGCTTATAGCGGCACAACCGGCGTTGCAGGGTGCGGAGGGGGGGGTCGGCATATTAGGCCAAGGCATAAGTTGGGTGGGCGGGGATAACTCTACACGTACAGGCGGCACTGGTGGCAGCAGTGGTGGAAATGGTGCCGATGGAACAACTGTTGCAGGCGGTAACTTTAACAGTGGAAACGGCGGTCTGTATGGAGGTGCGGTCGGTCCCAGATGGCATGACATAACAGGTAATGTAGGTACTGGTGGTGGCGGGGCTGTTAGGATTATTTGGAGCGGCACAACTGGTACTGTCAGAGCATTCCCATCAACAAATACGGGGAATCTATGATGATACTTTTTATTAAAATTAGTGGCGGCAACCCGATAGGACACCCAATTGACCCAATTAGTCTTGGCGCACTTGGAATCGTAGCTACTGAACAAATAATCCCATTGGGGTATGCTAGATTTACCAGAGTTCCAAAGCCGCCTGAAACTATAGACAGCGACTTTTTATCCCTGCCTTATGTGTGGCAGGGTGACAATGTTACTGACAAGTGGGAAATGTTCTCAAGAGGGATACCAACCCCAGAGGTGCAACTACAAAATCAAAAAGCAGCTCAATGGCTCGCCATCAAAGCCAAGCGCGACAGCCTGAGCGACAACGGCGGCTACAAGGTGGTCGTCGATGATGTGGACAAGTGGTTTCACAGCGATGCGAAAAGCAAGACACAGCAGCTTGGTCTGGTCATGGCCGGTGCTGGCATACCGTCCGTGCCGTGGAAGACGATGGACGGTAGCTTTGTGACCATGA includes:
- a CDS encoding DUF4376 domain-containing protein; the encoded protein is MFSRGIPTPEVQLQNQKAAQWLAIKAKRDSLSDNGGYKVVVDDVDKWFHSDAKSKTQQLGLVMAGAGIPSVPWKTMDGSFVTMSQALAGQVFQAAMGQDQALFSAAEQHNTAMLAAADPAAYDFSTGWPATFGGLAP